A region of the Myxococcus stipitatus DSM 14675 genome:
TGGACCTGTTCGGCATCAGCTTCTCGGGAGGGCTCTCGGTGGTGGCGGCGGGGCGTCCCGCGCTTCGAGACAAGGTGTCCTCCACGCTCTCCTTCGGGGGGCATGGGGACCTGCCCCGTGTGCTGTCATTCCTGTGCAGCGGCGTGTTGCCGGATGGCTCGCGCCTCGCCCCGCATGACTACGGGGTGGTCATCATCCTGCTCAACGTCGCGGACCGGCTGGTTCCCGCCGAGCAGGTGGAGTCGCTGCGTCAGGGCATCCTCACCTTCCTGCGCGCCTCGCATCAGACGCAGCATGACGGAGCCCTGGCCGAGCGGACCTTCGCCGAGGCACGAGCGCTTCAGGGCCGGATGCCCGAGCCCGCCTCCACGCTGATGGGGTACGTGAACACGCGGAACGTGGCCGTGCTGGGGCCGCTGCTGCTGCCCTTCGTCCAGTCGTTCGCCGCGGACCCGTCGATGTCTCCGGCGCGCTCGCCTCCGCCCTCTTCGCCCGTCTATCTGCTGCACGGCGCGGGCGACACGGTGATTCCCGCCATGGAGTCCGTGCTGCTGGCGGACGTGCTCCGGCCCCACACGCAGGTGCACCAGCTCTCCACGCCGCTCATCAGCCATGCGGAGGTGGATGGGAAGGCGGGGGCCCTCGACATGGTCCGGATGGTGGGCTTCTGGGCGAACCTGTTGGACGAGTGATGTCGGTTCGCGCGGGGAGCCGCGTAGACTCCGAGGGGCTTGCTCACTGAAAGGGCTTCCGTGCATCGCCCCCTCGTCGTCCTGTGTGTCCTGCTCGCGGTCGGATGTGCTTCGCAGTCCCGGACGTTGTCGCGCCCGGCCGAGCCGCCGCCCTTCCTCAGTCCAGCGGAGGTCATGAAGCGGATGGAGGCCTCGGCGGTGGCGTACCAGGTCGAGGGCCGGGACTCACCTCCGGGCGGGTGGGCGGACCAGCTGTGGCCGCAGCGCGTGGCGCCTCGTGATGCGCCGCGCGTGAAGGAGGAGAACGGCGAGCGCGTCGTCATCGACTGGCCGGGGAATCCTCCCGCGGTGGATGCGCTGCTGGATGAGGCCGAGCCGCACTTCGAGGCCCGGCGCTACGCGGAGGCCGCGAAGCTGTACGAGCAAGCCACGAACACCTGTCCGGACTGCTACCTCGCCTGGAACTTCCGAGGCGACGCCGCGCTCTTCTCGGGCGACGCGGCCACGGCGCTGGAGCACTACCGCCGCGCGATCCACGTCAACCCGAACGACCATCGCTCGTGGTTCTTCCAGGGCAACGCGCTCGCGCGACTGGGCCGCTTCAAGGAGGCCCTCGACTCGTGGGCCTGGTGCCTGGTGCTCAACCCCCGCTACGGCGTCATTCGCGACATGTTCCGCAACAACGCGGGCCTGGGAATCGCCGTCCTCGGTGAGGCCATCGTTCCGCGCGGCTACGCCGAGCGGGTGGGCGAGGGCGTCTCCGTCCAGTTCGACCCGGACCACGACCCGTCCTGGCTCGCGTTCGCCAACTGCAAGGCGCTGTGGCTGGGCGAGCCCTCTCACCGCCAGGAGATGACGGGCTCTTCCGATGAGCGCTTCTCGACGCTGGAGGAGGTGGAGTGTCTGGGCTCGGCCCTGGTCGTCCATGGTGGCCGGAAGGAGAAGGCCGGGACCGAGCACGCCTCGGACCGCAGCCTGGAGCGGCTGACCGCCATCACCCAGGATGGCATGCTGACGGAGGCGGTGCTCTTCGAGGTGGGCACTCGCATCCACCCCCAACTCGTCCTCACCCTCGACGACGACGTGCGCCAGCGGCTCAAGACCTACGTGCTCAAGCACGTCCTGGTGCCCGTCCCGACGGCGGGAGGCCATGACCTGTGAGGGCCTGGCCTCACCGCCCGCGGACTACCGAGGCAGCTTGAAGCGGAGCGTGAAGACGTACGAGACGCTCGTGGCCCGTCCCTGGAAGGTCACCGGCGTGTAGCGCCGGTGGTGCAGGGAGTTGAGCGTCTCGTCGTTCATGTGCGCCAGGCCCTTGATGACGCGGCAGTCGCGCACGAGTCCCTCGCGGGTGATGACGCACTTGGCGATGAACGTCCCCTCCACGCGCGCCACGCGGGCCTGATCCGTGTACTCGAGCGGCGGGCCTTCCATGAGCACGGGCGGCGTCATGCCTCCGCCGAACGGGACGACGTCCTCACCGGTGCCCGCGCCGAAGTCGCTCGGCAAGCCCGTGATGAGCGTCCCGCTGATGACGTTGCTGTTGGGGTCGCCATCCGGGTGGCCGCCCGCGACACCCTCACCGGGCTCTCCGACGGGCGCGTTGTTGGTGTTGGACGTGGTGTCGACGGGGTCGGGCTGTGCGGGCTGCGGGTCCGCGGGGAGCGGCTGGATCTGCGTGGGGATGACATCGCGCCGAGGCTTGCGCGGCTTGGGCTGCACGGCCTGCTTCGCCTGCGCGGGGGCCGGCGCGGTGTAGCCCTTGGCCACCTGCGGACCCGGTGCGAGCTTGAGGACGAGGGGGCCGTTGAACTCCGCTTCCGGCGGCACGTCGGCGGGCCGGGCTGAGATGACGAGCACCGCACCGAACAGTCCCGCGTGGATGGCCACGGACCACCACAGCCCCAGGCCCAGACGCCCAGCTCTCTGCCGCTCGATGACTGACTTGAACACGGAAGGCCTCCTCCTGCCGAAGGGCGCTCCCGGAGCTTCACCGCACCACACGGTGCCTCTCCGGCGTGGGCCTTTGGCTTTGGAGCGCCCGTCCACGCACCATTCAAACTACGCAGGTGGCGGGAGGCGATGGCCGGAGGCCGGCCATCTGTCGGTCATGATTCCGTCATGCCGAAGAGACTTCCATCCGGTAGCCGACGCCGCGAAGCGTGTGGATGGAGAAGCCTGAGTCGCTCGTCCAGCCCAGCTTCTTCTTCAAGCTGGAGACGAAGTTGTCCACCGTGCGCGGGTCCACCACGACGTCGCGTCCCCACACCGCGTCCAGGATTTCTCCTCGAGGAAGCGCGCGCTCGCGGTGGCGAAGCAGATAGGCCAGCAGGTCGAACTCCGTGCGCGTCAGCTCCACGGTGCCGCCGTCGGGCCGGGTCACCGTGCGGCGGCCCATGTCGAGGGAGTAGCCGCCGAACGTCGTCACCTGCGCCGGAGCGATGCCCGCCCTGCGCACCAGCGCGCCCACGCGCGCGAGCAGCTCGCGCAGCCGGTAGGGCTTGGTGAGGTAGTCCTGGGCTCCGGCCTCGAAGCCCCGGACGATGTCGTCCTCGAGCGAGCGCGCGGTGAGCATCATCACCAGGCTCTTCACGCCCTGCGAGCGCAGCCGGCGGCAGAAGCTGTAGCCATCCTCGCCCGGGAGCATCACGTCGAGGATGAGCAGGTCGAACTCACGCTGACGCAGGAGCGGCTCCGCGTCGCGCGCCGTGGGGGCCTCTGCGACTTCGTAGCCCTCATCCAGCAGGTTGTCCCGGAGGCCGACGCGCAGGTGCGCATCGTCCTCGACGATGAGGATGGTGGGACGGGTGGAGGAGGGTGGGGTGGGGCTGTTCATCGACGCGGCTCGTGAAAGGTCAGCGCGAACGTAGTCCCCTCCGGCGTGGAGGAGGCAATCTGGATGTCACCATGGTGAAGCTTCATGATTTTGCGGCAAAGCGCCAGACCCAAGCCGCTGCCGTGGACATCCTGGCCCTGGGGACTCAGGCGGTAGAAGTCCAGGAAGACGTTCTCCCACTCGTGCTCGGGGATGCCCACGCCGTTGTCGCGGAAGAGCACGGTGCAGCCATGGCCCGCAATCATCCGGGCCTGGACGGAGATGCGCACCGGGCTGCGCGTGTTGTACGCACACGCGTTGCGACCCAGGTTGGAGAAGAGCAGCCGCAGCAGGGACGGGTCCGCCTCCAGCTCCGCGTCGTCCATGTCCGTGACGAGCTCCACGGGCGCGAAGGTCGCCGAGGCCAGGTCATCCCGCAGCGGGTTGACCAGCTCTTCCAGGCGCACGTGTGAAGCGCGCAGCGTCCACCGCCCCTTGTCGATGCGGTTGAACGACAGGATGTTCTCCACCAGGAAGTGCAGCCCGTCGGCGGCCTGGACGATGCGGGTCGGGTAGTCGCGGACCTCGGGGGCGTGGGCCAGCTTGCGCTCGAGCGTCTCGCCCATCAGCCGGATGGACGCCAGCGGCGTGCGCAGCTCATGGGAGACGGTGGCCACGAAGTCGCTCTTGAGCTCCAGGAAGCGGTACTTGCGCTGCTGGGCCACGACGGCCAGCGCGAAGATGGCCGCGGCCAGCCCTCCACACGCGGCGACCAGCAGCGTCTTCAGGCCGTAGCGCGCCTCGATGTCCGCCTCGGCGCGCGCCCACTCCGGAAGGTCCACGTGCACCTTCAGCTCGCGCACCGGAATCACCGCGCGCCCGCCCACCAGTCGCATGTGGCCATTCGCGCCGAACAGCCCACGCGCAATCATGTCCTGGGTGATGGGCGCCAGCAGCTCCGCGCTGTCCACGGAGATGCCGTAGATGCCCTCTCCGCGAGGCTCCACGTACCACTGCTCTCCCACCAGCGTGGGCTCCGTCAGCTCATCGGGCATCAAGAGTCGGCCTTCGCCCGTCTCCCGCGCCCGCTCCACGAAGTCTCGCGTGGGCTCTCCCAGCAGGCGGCTCAACCGGAGGATGCGCGCCTGGAGGAAGTCGAAGTCGGCCTGCGTGAAGCTCCCGCGCTCGCGGAGCAGGTCCCTCTGGAGTCCCGCGCCCCGGCTGATGC
Encoded here:
- a CDS encoding sensor histidine kinase, whose amino-acid sequence is MLRRLLPTLVALGFGLLALGWGLVSLQRIFAREREDAHAQVRSRRDALGHAASESLRQVLARQLKEQIPAIHAAMDNPLAPGERFYLQFRGKPFLPRHTLSMAGEDMPARALYETLSDHLRVGPPPPHWESRVTRLRAAEAALVADNLPRATALVEELLRHHSKHPLPPDQELPFLLLSVEHLQRGPSTMPLVRALLREGLPEEFGGISRGAGLQRDLLRERGSFTQADFDFLQARILRLSRLLGEPTRDFVERARETGEGRLLMPDELTEPTLVGEQWYVEPRGEGIYGISVDSAELLAPITQDMIARGLFGANGHMRLVGGRAVIPVRELKVHVDLPEWARAEADIEARYGLKTLLVAACGGLAAAIFALAVVAQQRKYRFLELKSDFVATVSHELRTPLASIRLMGETLERKLAHAPEVRDYPTRIVQAADGLHFLVENILSFNRIDKGRWTLRASHVRLEELVNPLRDDLASATFAPVELVTDMDDAELEADPSLLRLLFSNLGRNACAYNTRSPVRISVQARMIAGHGCTVLFRDNGVGIPEHEWENVFLDFYRLSPQGQDVHGSGLGLALCRKIMKLHHGDIQIASSTPEGTTFALTFHEPRR
- a CDS encoding response regulator transcription factor, producing MNSPTPPSSTRPTILIVEDDAHLRVGLRDNLLDEGYEVAEAPTARDAEPLLRQREFDLLILDVMLPGEDGYSFCRRLRSQGVKSLVMMLTARSLEDDIVRGFEAGAQDYLTKPYRLRELLARVGALVRRAGIAPAQVTTFGGYSLDMGRRTVTRPDGGTVELTRTEFDLLAYLLRHRERALPRGEILDAVWGRDVVVDPRTVDNFVSSLKKKLGWTSDSGFSIHTLRGVGYRMEVSSA
- a CDS encoding tetratricopeptide repeat protein; its protein translation is MHRPLVVLCVLLAVGCASQSRTLSRPAEPPPFLSPAEVMKRMEASAVAYQVEGRDSPPGGWADQLWPQRVAPRDAPRVKEENGERVVIDWPGNPPAVDALLDEAEPHFEARRYAEAAKLYEQATNTCPDCYLAWNFRGDAALFSGDAATALEHYRRAIHVNPNDHRSWFFQGNALARLGRFKEALDSWAWCLVLNPRYGVIRDMFRNNAGLGIAVLGEAIVPRGYAERVGEGVSVQFDPDHDPSWLAFANCKALWLGEPSHRQEMTGSSDERFSTLEEVECLGSALVVHGGRKEKAGTEHASDRSLERLTAITQDGMLTEAVLFEVGTRIHPQLVLTLDDDVRQRLKTYVLKHVLVPVPTAGGHDL
- a CDS encoding energy transducer TonB, encoding MFKSVIERQRAGRLGLGLWWSVAIHAGLFGAVLVISARPADVPPEAEFNGPLVLKLAPGPQVAKGYTAPAPAQAKQAVQPKPRKPRRDVIPTQIQPLPADPQPAQPDPVDTTSNTNNAPVGEPGEGVAGGHPDGDPNSNVISGTLITGLPSDFGAGTGEDVVPFGGGMTPPVLMEGPPLEYTDQARVARVEGTFIAKCVITREGLVRDCRVIKGLAHMNDETLNSLHHRRYTPVTFQGRATSVSYVFTLRFKLPR